In Astyanax mexicanus isolate ESR-SI-001 chromosome 5, AstMex3_surface, whole genome shotgun sequence, a single window of DNA contains:
- the ssb gene encoding lupus La protein translates to MAEEQEFSPLEKKVVEQIEYYFGDHNLPRDKFLKEQMQLDDGWVTLETMLKFNRLKNLTSDTAIIVKSLQKSKTGLLEVSEDQTKIRRCPTKPLPEHDEEFRDAVKHKSIYMKGFPLETTLDEVKEWLADKGSVENIQMRKGPQKTFKGSIFAVLESEDAVKTFVARDDVKQFKGNDMIVLSKDDYITKKINERKQNRAEAKAKARSEKEEHQKQAEEEEMKSLDDQRGCLLKFSGDLEQVSREDFHEIFSEHAQIKWIDFTRGAKEGTILFRSNAKEALEAAGGAELKVKDKEVKWEVLEGDVEMETLKKIIESQQESINKRKGGRGGHRGRDRGRGRGRGGRRDRGGRDNVHFQGKKTKFDSDDEDGGGDHDEPAVPKKRALESNGKEADAPASKQAKEENGS, encoded by the exons ATGGCTGAAGAACAAGAATTTTCTCCTCTAGAGAAGAAGGTGGTAGAACAGATAGAG TATTATTTTGGAGATCACAATCTGCCTCGAGATAAGTTCCTGAAGGAGCAGATGCAGCTGGATGATGGCTGGGTTACCCTAGAGACGATGCTTAAGTTTAACAG GCTGAAAAATTTGACGTCAGATACTGCCATTATCGTCAAATCACTACAGAAGTCTAAAACGGGGCTCCTGGAGGTCAGCGAGGACCAAACAAAGATCAGAAGGTGCCCAACTAAACCCCTGCCAGAGCACGATGAGGAGTTCAGAGACGCTGTCAAACACAAGTCTATTTATATG AAAGGCTTTCCCTTGGAGACAACGCTGGATGAGGTTAAGGAGTGGCTGGCTGATAAAGGAAGTGTGGAGAACATTCAGATGAGGAAAGGCCCACAGAAGACTTTCAAA GGCTCCATTTTTGCAGTTTTGGAGTCAGAAGATGCAGTTAAGACCTTTGTTGCAAGAGACGACGTCAAGCAGTTCAAAGGAAACGACATGATCGTTCTGTCAAA aGATGATTACATCACGAAGAAGATAAATGAGAGGAAGCAGAATCGTGCAGAAGCAAAGGCTAAAGCCAGGAG TGAAAAGGAAGAGCACCAAAAACAGGCTGAAGAGGAAGAGATG AAATCTCTGGATGATCAGAGGGGGTGTTTGCTGAAGTTTTCTGGAGATCTGGAACAGGTTTCTCGAGAGGACTTTCATGAGATCTTCTCTGAGCATGCCCAAATCAAATGGATTGACTTTACCAGAGGAGCTAAAGAG GGCACCATCCTCTTCCGATCAAATGCCAAAGAGGCCCTGGAGGCTGCAGGGGGAGCTGAGCTGAAGGTTAAGGATAAGGAGGTTAAGTGGGAGGTGCTGGAAGGAGATGTAGAGATGGAGACGCTGAAGAAAATCATTGAGAGTCAACAGGAGTCAATCAACAAACGTAAAGGAGGAAGAG GAGGTCACAGAGGTCGTGACCGAGGTCGTGGCAGAGGCCGAGGAGGCCGGAGGGACCGGGGAGGGAGAGATAATGTGCACTTTCAGGGCAAGAAAACCAAGTTTGacagtgatgatgaagatgggGGTGGAGATCATGACG AGCCTGCTGTTCCAAAGAAGAGAGCACTTGAGTCCAATGGGAAAGAAGCTGATGCGCCAGCATCCAAACAGGCGAAGGAGGAGAACGGTTCTTAA
- the LOC103024523 gene encoding kelch-like protein 23 has product MSSRGHEGYRYDFCDPVHPAEMLDALRDFRAEGLFTDVTLLSDSGRVLLCHRMVLAARSPFFRAMFTADMREKRDKSVHLPGLDSEVLGAVIDFIYTSRITITQSNVERLMEAASLMQLGSVQEACEAFLIRLLDVDNCLGMQAFAELHMCRNLEVEARRTMLSRFKELVEQEEFVELSSERLITLLSLPNISMLKERTTLDAVMRWVCHDRQARLKHTQELMHCLHLNLDEDSSSSNFNMWDSFLFTDSASIRIMIAHMLKPSLNAARISSKKPASRMYVIGGYHWRPLAEVHAWDPLTTDSWVQGLDMPDHTRESYSVTQLGADVYVTGGYNTDTIEALDTVWVYNGDRDKWTLGVPMLWARYYHCSIDLHGCVYAIGGYRGGAPTAETEFFDPLKKKWAPVAGMVQGVGNATACALYDTIYVIGGHYGFKGTCTYEKIQMYRSDLNEWSIATTCPHPEYGLSSVILNNCLYLVGGQTATVDCYDPERNEWREASEMKERRMECGAVVMNGCVYVSGGYSLSKGTYLETIEKYDPDTDSWEITGNLPIPARSHGCVCLYSV; this is encoded by the exons ATGTCTAGTCGAGGTCATGAGGGCTACAGGTATGATTTCTGTGACCCAGTTCACCCGGCAGAGATGCTGGATGCTCTTCGGGATTTTCGGGCTGAAGGTCTGTTTACAGATGTCACCCTGCTGAGTGATTCTGGACGTGTGCTCCTCTGCCACCGCATGGTCCTGGCAGCTCGGAGTCCGTTCTTCAGGGCCATGTTCACAGCTGACATGCGGGAGAAGAGGGATAAGAGTGTGCACCTGCCGGGTCTGGACAGCGAGGTTCTGGGTGCAGTGATTGACTTTATTTACACGTCCAGAATCACCATAACCCAGAGCAACGTGGAGAGACTGATGGAGGCAGCCAGTCTGATGCAGCTGGGCTCAGTGCAGGAGGCATGCGAGGCCTTTCTGATCCGCCTGCTGGACGTGGATAACTGCCTGGGCATGCAGGCTTTCGCTGAGCTGCATATGTGCAGAAATCTTGAGGTGGAGGCCAGGAGAACCATGCTGTCCAGATTTAAAGAGCTTGTAGAGCAGGAGGAGTTTGTGGAGCTCAGTTCTGAAAGGCTTATAACTTTGCTATCACTGCCGAACATCAGCATGCTGAAAGAACGGACTACGCTAGATGCTGTGATGCGATGGGTTTGCCATGACAGGCAGGCTCGATTAAAACACACTCAGGAATTAATGCATTGCCTGCATTTGAATTTGGATGAGGACAGCTCTAGCTCCAATTTTAATATGTGGGACAGTTTCTTATTTACAGATTCAGCAAGTATTCGCATCATGATTGCACACATGCTGAAGCCTAGCTTAAATGCTGCCCGAATATCTAGCAAAAAGCCAGCCTCCAGGATGTATGTGATCGGTGGTTACCACTGGCGCCCCCTAGCTGAGGTCCATGCCTGGGATCCGCTGACCACAG ATTCCTGGGTGCAGGGACTGGACATGCCTGACCACACCAGAGAAAGCTACAGCGTAACTCAGCTGGGGGCAGACGTTTACGTGACCGGTGGATACAACACAGACACCATCGAGGCTCTTGACACTGTGTGGGTCTATAACGGCGACAGAGACAAATGGACACTTGGTGTTCCAATGCTGTGGGCCCGATATTATCACTGCTCTATAGATCTGCATGGGTGTGTGTACGCGATCGGAGGGTATAGAGGTGGCGCTCCAACTGCAGAAACTGAGTTCTTCGACCCACTAAAGAAGAAGTGGGCTCCTGTTGCTGGAATGGTGCAAG GTGTGGGTAATGCCACTGCATGTGCTTTATACGACACCATTTACGTCATTGGTGGCCACTATGGGTTTAAAGGAACCTGCACTTATGAAAAGATTCAGATGTACAGATCAGACCTGAATGAGTGGAGCATTGCAACAACCTGTCCTCATCCAg AATATGGCCTTTCCTCTGTGATCCTGAATAACTGCTTGTATCTGGTTGGAGGACAGACTGCCACTGTGGACTGCTACGACCCGGAGAGGAACGAGTGGAGAGAAGCTTCAGAAATGAAGGAGAGAAGGATGGAGTGTGGTGCTGTGGTTATGAACGGTTGTGTTTATGTATCTGGAGGTTACTCCCTCTCCAAAGGCACATACTTAGAAACGATAGAGAAGTACGATCCTGACACGGACAGCTGGGAGATCACTGGAAATCTTCCAATCCCAGCTCGTTCTCacggctgtgtgtgtttgtacagtgTGTAA